The DNA region CCGGCGAGCTCGGCTTCCGCACCGACATCCCCTGGGCCGGGCTCCCGGCCCGGGCGAAGAAGGCGCTGCTGTACGGCCACAAGCACCAGGTCGAGGTCCGCTACCGCAACCGGTACGGGCGCGACCGCTCGTACACCACGGGCTTCGAGGGCGCGGTGCCGTTCATCCAGCGCCGGCACACCGAGGCCGAGAGCGACTCCAGCCGCGAGCGCTTCGAGGGCTACATGCGCGAGGTGCCCTGCCCGACCTGCCAGGGCACCCGGCTCAAGCCGGTGGTGCTGGCCGTCACCGTCGAGGGCCGCTCGATCGCCGAGGTCTCCTCGATGTCGATCAGCGACTGCTCCGACTTCCTCGGCGCGATGAAGCTCAACGCCCGGGACAAGCAGATCGCCGAGCGCGTCCTCAAGGAGGTCAACGAGCGGCTCCGCTTCCTGGTCGACGTCGGCCTGGACTACCTCTCGCTCAACCGGGCGGCCGGCACCCTCTCCGGCGGCGAGGCCCAGCGCATCCGGCTCGCCACCCAGATCGGCTCCGGCCTGGTCGGCGTGCTCTACGTGCTGGACGAGCCGTCCATCGGCCTGCACCAGCGCGACAACCACCGGCTGATCGAGACCCTCGTCCGGCTCCGCGACATCGGCAACACCCTGATCGTCGTCGAGCACGACGAGGACACCATCAAGATGGCCGACTGGGTGGTCGACATCGGCCCCGGCGCCGGCGAGCACGGCGGCAAGGTGGTCCACTCCGGCTCGCTGAAGCAGCTGCTCGCCAACAAGGAGTCGCTCACCGGCCAGTACCTCTCCGGCAAGCGCTCCATCCCGATCCCGGCCACCCGCCGCGAGCGGGACAAGAAGCGCCAGCTGACCGTCCACGGCGCCCGCGAGCACAACCTCAAGGACGTCACGGTCGGCTTCCCGCTCGGCACCTTCACCGCGATCACCGGCGTCTCCGGCTCCGGCAAGTCGACCCTGGTCAACGACATCCTCTACACCCACCTCGCCCGGGAGCTGAACGGCGCCCGCACGGTGCCCGGCCGGCACACCCGGATCACCGGCACCGACCAGGTGGACAAGGTGGTGCACGTCGACCAGTCGCCGATCGGCCGGACCCCGCGCTCCAACCCGGCCACCTACACCGGCGTCTTCGACCACGTCCGGCGGCTCTTCGCGGAGACCCAGGAGGCCAAGGTCCGCGGCTACCTGCCCGGCCGGTTCTCCTTCAACGTCAAGGGCGGCCGCTGCGAGAACTGCTCCGGCGACGGCACCATCAAGATCGAGATGAACTTCCTGCCGGACGTCTACGTGCCGTGCGAGGTCTGCCACGGCGCCCGGTACAACCGGGAGACGCTGGAGGTGCACTACAAGGGCCGGTCCATCGCCGAGGTGCTGGACATGCCCATCGAGGAGGCCCTCGGCTTCTTCGAGGCCGTCCCGGCGATCGCCCGGCACCTGCGGACGCTCAACGACGTCGGCCTCGGCTACGTCCGGCTCGGCCAGTCCGCGCCGACCCTCTCCGGCGGCGAGGCCCAGCGCGTCAAGCTCGCCTCCGAGCTGCAGAAGCGCTCCACCGGCCGGACGGTCTACGTGCTCGACGAGCCGACCACCGGTCTCCACTTCGAGGACATCAGCAAGCTGATCACGGTGCTCTCCGGGCTGGTGGACAAGGGCAACACGGTGATCGTGATCGAGCACAACCTCGACGTGATCAAGACCGCCGACTGGATCGTCGACATGGGCCCTGAGGGCGGCTCCGGCGGCGGCACGGTCGTCGCCGAGGGCACCCCGGAGCAGATCGCGGCCGTCTCCGAGAGCCACACCGGCAAGTTCCTCCGGGACATCCTGCCGGGCGAGTTCGAGGAGGCCCCGGCCGCCCCGGTCAAGGCCAAGGCACCGCGCAAGCGCGCCGCCGCCCGGAAGTAGACCGGAAACCGCCCCGGCCGCCCCCCGACGCACGGGGGGCGGCCGGATAAACGCGGCATAGACTTCCGCCCGGCCCGCCAGCAGCCGGGCCGTCGCGGCCGCGCACACCCCCGCAGCCGCGGTGCCACCCGCCAGACCAGGAGCACCCTCATGCCCGAGGCCCCCGACAGCCTGCCGGCCGACAGCCCCGCCACCTCCCGCCGCACCCTGCTCTGCGGCGCCGCGGCCGTCCTCGCCGCCGGGGGCACGCTGGCCGTCTCCGGCTGCTCCTCGTCCTCCTCCGACTCCTCCGCCGCCAAGACCCCGGTGGACGTCGGCCCGGCCTCCGCCGTGCCGGTCGGCGGCGGCACCGTCTACCGCGAGAAGAAGATCGTCGTCACCCAGCCCGCCGAGGGCCAGTACAAGGCGTTCAGCGCCAAGTGCACCCACGCCGGCTGCATCGTCGACCAGGTCAAGAACCAGAAGATCCAGTGCCCCTGCCACGGCAGCCTGTTCGGCATCACCGACGGCGCCGTGCTGGACGGCCCGGCCCCCACCCCGCTGCCCGAGTACACCGTGGCGGTCGAGGGCGGCAACCTCAAGGTGACCCCGCGCTGAAGCAGTTGATCTCCTCTCCGAAGCCCCGGCCCGACTCGGTACGGTGGACCCATGGCTGACCCGTCCACCTACCGCCCGGCGCCGGGCGCCATCCCCGTCTCGCCGGGCGTCTACAAGTTCCGCGACGCCCACGGGCGGGTCATCTACGTCGGCAAGGCCAAGAGCCTGCGCCCGCGGCTCTCCTCGTACTTCCAGGACCTCGCCGGACTGCACCCGCGCACGGCGACCATGGTCACCACCGCCGCCTCGGTGGAGTGGACCGTGGTCGCCACCGAGGTCGAGGCGCTCCAGCTGGAGTACTCCTGGATCAAGGAGTTCGACCCCCGCTTCAACGTCAAGTACCGCGACGACAAGAGCTACCCCGAACTGGCGGTCACCCTCGACGAGGAGTACCCGCGGGTCCAGGTCATGCGCGGCGCCCACAAGAAGGGCGTGCGCTACTTCGGCCCCTACGGCCACGCCTGGGCGATCCGCGAGACCGTCGACCTGCTGCTGCGGGTCTTCCCCGTCCGCACCTGCTCCAACGGCGTCTTCAAGCGCGCCCGCCAGGTCGGCCGCCCCTGCCTGCTCGGCTACATCGGCAAGTGCGCCGCCCCCTGCGTCGGGAAGGTCACGCCCGAGGAACACCGCGCCCTGGCCGAGGACTTCTGCGACTTCATGGCCGGCCGCACCGGCAACTACCTGCGCCGCCTGGAGGGCGAGATGCAGGAGGCCGCGGCCGACATGGAGTACGAGAAGGCTGCCCGCCTGCGGGACGACATCGGCGCGCTCAAGCGGGCCATGGAGAAGAACGCCATCGTCCTCGCCGACGCCACCGACGCCGACCTGCTGGCCGTCGCCGAGGACGAACTGGAGGCCGCCGTCCAGATCTTCCACGTCCGCGGCGGCCGGGTCCGGGGCCAGCGCGGCTGGGTCACCGACAAGGTCGAGGACGTCGACACCGCCGGCCTGGTCGAGCACGCCCTCCAGCAGCTCTACGGCGGCGCCCGCGAGGACGAGAGCGGCGGGTCCGTCCCCCGCGAGGTCCTGGTCCCCGCCCTGCCCGACCCGGCCGGGCCGGCCCGCGACTGGCTGAGCGGCCTGCGCGGCAGCCAGGTCGACCTGCGGGTGCCGCAGCGCGGCGACAAGAAGGACCTGATGGCCACCGTGCAGCGGAACGCCCAGCAGGCGCTCGCCCTGCACAAGACCAAGCGCGCCTCCGACCTCACCACCCGCAGCCGCGCCCTCCAGGAGATCGCCGACGCGCTGGAACTGGACTCCGTCCCGCTGCGCATCGAGTGCTTCGACATCTCCCACCTCCAGGGCGAGGACGTGGTCGCCTCGATGGTCGTCTTCGAGGACGGCCTGGCCCGCAAGAGCGAGTACCGCCGCTTCCAGATCAAGGGGTTCGAGGGCCAGGACGACGTCCGCTCGATGCACGAGGTGATCAGCCGCCGGTTCCGCCGCTACCTCCAGGAGCGCGAGCGGACCGGTGAGTGGGCCGTCCCCGAGGAGGGGCCCGAGGACGAGCCCGGCACCGCCGAGGTGCCGGGCGGCCCGGTCGACCCGGAGACGGGCCGCCCGCGCCGCTTCGCCTACCCCCCGCAGCTGATCGTCGTCGACGGCGGACAGCCCCAGGTCGCCGCCGCCCAGCGGGCCCTGGACGAACTCGGCATCGACGACGTCGCCCTCTGCGGCCTCGCCAAGCGCCTGGAGGAGGTCTGGCTGCCCGGCGAGGACGACCCGGTCGTGCTCCCGCGCAGCAGCGAGGGCCTCTACCTGCTCCAGCGGGTCCGCGACGAGGCCCACCGCTTCGCCATCGCCTACCAGCGCGGCAAGCGTTCCAAGCGACTCACCGCCGGAGAACTGGACTCCGTCCCCGGGCTCGGCGAGACTCGCCGTCAGGCGCTGCTCAAGCACTTCGGCTCGCTGAAGAGGCTCCGGGCGGCCACCGTCGACGAACTCTGCGCGGTCCCCGGCATCGGCCGGCGGACGGCGGAGACAGTTGCGGCGGCGTTGTCGTCCCGTACACCTGCCGCACCGGCCGTGAACACCGCCACTGGCGAGATCATCGAGGACGGTGCCGACGAGCCGGCGCCCGCGGCGCCCGAGACCGCACCCATCCGGGAGACGCCATGACGGCCGACGCCGCCCGTCAGCCGGCGCGCCCCGCGCTCACTCGCCCGAGTGAGCCGGGGAAGCTTGCCAGCGCGACGCGCGTTCTCCATTGCAGAACCACCGAGAGCGGGGAACCGAAGTGACCGTGTCCGATTACGGGGGCACCGCCCGGCCGGAGGCCGGCGGGGAGAACACCCCTGAGCTGGTGATCATCTCCGGCATGTCCGGAGCCGGCCGCTCCACCGCCGCCAAGTGCCTGGAGGACCTGGGCTGGTTCGTGGTGGACAACCTGCCGCCGGCCCTCATCCCGACCATGGTCGACCTCGGCGCCCGGTCCCAGGGCAACGTCGCCCGGATCGGCGCCGTCGTGGACGTCCGCGGCCGGCAGTTCTTCGACGACCTGCTGACCTCCCTGGACGAGCTGGAGAAGCGCGGCGTCCGGCTCCGCGTGGTCTTCCTCGACTCCTCCGACGACGCCCTCGTCCGCCGCTTCGAGAGCGTGCGCCGCCCGCACCCGCTCCAGGCCGAGGGCCGGATCGTCGACGGCATCGCCCAGGAGCGCGACCTGCTGCGCGAGCTGCGCGGCGAGGCCGACCTGGTGATCGACACCTCCAACCTCAACGTCCACCAGCTGCGCGCCAAGCTCGACGCCCAGTTCGCCGACCACGACGAACCCGAGCTGCGGGCCACCGTGATGTCCTTCGGCTTCAAGTACGGCCTGCCCGTCGACGCCGACCTCGTGGTGGACTGCCGCTTCCTGCCCAACCCGCACTGGGTGCCCGAGCTGCGGGCCCGTACCGGCACCGACTCCGACGTCGCCGACTACGTCTTCCAGCAGCCCGGCGCCAACGAGTTCCTCAACGGCTACGCGGAGCTGCTGCGCATCGTCACCGAGGGCTACCGCCGCGAGGGGAAGCGCTACATGACGCTTGCCGTAGGCTGCACCGGTGGCAAGCACCGCAGCGTCGCGATGTCCGAGCGGCTGACGAAACGTCTCATCTCGGACGGCGTCGAAACGGTGCTCGTCCACCGTGACATGGGACGGGAGTAGCCGCCGCATCCCTGCCGGGCCGCCGGCGGAGGTCGGCGGCCGGCAAGAGGAACGCGAGGTAGGTGTGACGGGATACGTGCCCGGGCGGCAGTTTCAGAACAAGACCGCCGACCGGAGCGGGGTGGCGGCCCGGTCCTACGCGACCGGCCGGCCCCGCACCGGGGCGGCCCGCACCAGCCCGGCCCGTCCCCACCAGACGCCCCGGACCAACCAGGCGCCCAGGATCACCGCGCTCGGCGGCGGACAGGGCCTGTCCGCCTCACTGTCCGCGCTGCGCCGGCTCACCACCGACCTGACCGCCGTGGTCACCGTCGCCGACGACGGCGGCTCCAGCGGCCGGCTCCGCGAGGAGCTGGGGGTGCTGCCCCCGGGCGACCTCCGCAAGGCGCTGGCCGCGCTCTGCGGCGACGACGACTGGGGCCGCACCTGGTCCGAGGTGATCCAGCAGCGCTTCACCGGCAGCGGCGAGCTGGGCGGCCACGCCGTCGGCAACCTGCTGATCGTCGCGCTCTGGGAGAAGCTCGGGGACCCGGTCGCCGCCCTCGACTGGGTCGGCCGGCTGCTCAACGTCCAGGGCCGGGTGCTGCCGATGTCGGCCGTCCCGCTGGACATCGAGGCGGTCGTCCGCGGCCACGACCCGGAGTACCCGGCCGAGCTGGCCGCCGTCCGCGGCCAGGCCAGCGTCGCGGTGACCCCGGGCACCGTGCAGTCGGTCCGGCTGCTGCCGGACGAGCCGCCGGCCGTCCCCGAGGCGGTCACCGCCGTCCGCGAGGCGGACTGGGTGGTGCTCGGCCCCGGCTCCTGGTTCACCAGCGTGCTGCCGCACCTGCTGGTGCCCGAGCTGGCCAAGGCGCTGGTCGAGACCCGCGCACGCCGCCTGCTCACCCTGAACCTGGCCCCGCAGCCCGGCGAGACCGAGGGCTTCACCCCGCAGCGTCACCTGGAGGTCATCGCCGACCACGCCCCCGCCCTCGCGGTGGATGCGATCCTGGTGGACGAGCGCGCCGTCACCGGCGGCGCCTTCGGCCAGGCGGACCTGGCCGGCCTGGAGAAGGCCGCCGAGCGGATGGGCGCCGCCCTGGTGCTCGGCCGGGTCGCCCGTACCGACGGCACGCCGCGACACGACCCGGAGCTTCTGGCGGCAGCGTACGACCGGATTTTCCGGACACATGGAAGGATCGGGCCATGGCGATGACTCCAGCGGTGAAGGACGAAATCAGCCGGCTCCCGGTCACCCGGGCCTGCTGCCGCAAGGCGGAGGTGTCGGCGATCCTGCGATTCGCGGGCGGGCTGCACATCGTGAGCGGTCGCATCGTGATCGAGGCGGAGCTGGACACCGGCGCTGCCGCCCGGCGTCTGCGCAAGGACCTGCTGGAGATCTTCGGACACTCCTCGGACCTGGTCGTGATGGCCCCCGGCGGCCTGCGGCGCGGCAGCCGGTACGTGGTCCGGGTGGTCAAGGACGGCGAACTGCTGGCACGGCAGACCGGGCTCGTGGACGGCCGCGGCCGCCCGATCCGGGGCCTGCCCCCGGCCGTGGTCTCCGGCGCCACCTGCGACGCCGAGGCGGCCTGGCGCGGGGCCTTCCTCGCGCACGGCTCGCTCACCGAGCCCGGCCGCTCCTCCTCGCTGGAGATCACCTGCCCCGGCTCCGAGGCGGCCCTCGCCCTGGTCGGCGCCGCCCGCCGGCTCGGCATCCCCGCCAAGGCCCGCGAGGTGCGCGGCGTGGACCGGGTGGTGATCCGCGACGGCGACGCCATCGGCGCGCTGCTCACCCGCCTCGGCGCCCACGAGTCGGTGCTCGCCTGGGAGGAGCGCCGGATGCGGCGCGAGGTGCGGGCCACCGCCAACCGGCTCGCCAACTTCGACGACGCCAACCTGCGCCGCTCGGCCCGGGCCGCGGTCGCGGCCGGCGCCCGGGTGCAGCGCGCGCTGGAGATCCTCGGCGAGGAGGTGCCCGAGCACCTGGCCGCCGCGGGCCAGCTGCGGATGCAGCACAAGCAGGCCTCGCTGGAGGAGTTGGGCGCCCTCGCCGACCCGCCGCTGACCAAGGACGCGGTGGCCGGCCGGATCCGCCGGCTGCTGGCGATGGCCGACAAGCGCGCCTCCGAACTGGGCCTGCCGAGCACCGAGGCCAACCTGACGGACGAGATGGCACTCAACTGACTCTTGACGATCGCGTTCGGTGATGATCTCCCCGCCGGTGCCCGTACCTCGGGCACCGGCGGTGCCGTGTCCGGGGACTGGGACGGGGGCTCCCGCCGGAGGGTCCGCGGCCCCGGGACCAACTGCCCGGGAGGGCAAGGACGGAAGGCCCGAAGGTGCCCGGATCACGCGCCACGCCAGGGGTTGCGGAGCGAGCTGATGTGCTCTACCCGGCCTAGGAGGGGTAGGGTCATAGGCGGTCGGGGACATCCCAAATTCCACCCCGTCGGCATAGCGTCCGGCGTACCTAACGAGGAGATCGGTTCGTGACGATCCGGGTAGGCATCAACGGATTCGGCCGCATCGGCCGCAATTTCTTCCGTGCGGTTCAGGCCCAGGGCGCGGACATCGAGATCGTCGGTGTCAACGACCTGACCGACACCAAGACCCTGGCGCACCTGCTCAAGTACGACTCGATCCTGGGCACCTTCCAGGGCGAGGTCTCGCACACCGCTGACAGCATCACCGTCGACGGCAGGACCTTCAAGGTCATCGCCGAGCGCGACCCGGCCAACCTCCCCTGGGGCGAGCTGGGCGTGGACATCGTCATCGAGTCGACCGGCATCTTCACCAAGGCCGAGGCGGCCAAGAAGCACGTCGCCGCCGGTGCCAAGAAGGTCATCATCTCGGCGCCCGCCACCGACGAGGACATCACCATCGTCATCGGTGTCAACGACGACAAGTACGACCCGGCGAACCACACGATCATCTCCAACGCCTCCTGCACCACCAACT from Kitasatospora sp. NBC_00458 includes:
- the uvrC gene encoding excinuclease ABC subunit UvrC; this translates as MADPSTYRPAPGAIPVSPGVYKFRDAHGRVIYVGKAKSLRPRLSSYFQDLAGLHPRTATMVTTAASVEWTVVATEVEALQLEYSWIKEFDPRFNVKYRDDKSYPELAVTLDEEYPRVQVMRGAHKKGVRYFGPYGHAWAIRETVDLLLRVFPVRTCSNGVFKRARQVGRPCLLGYIGKCAAPCVGKVTPEEHRALAEDFCDFMAGRTGNYLRRLEGEMQEAAADMEYEKAARLRDDIGALKRAMEKNAIVLADATDADLLAVAEDELEAAVQIFHVRGGRVRGQRGWVTDKVEDVDTAGLVEHALQQLYGGAREDESGGSVPREVLVPALPDPAGPARDWLSGLRGSQVDLRVPQRGDKKDLMATVQRNAQQALALHKTKRASDLTTRSRALQEIADALELDSVPLRIECFDISHLQGEDVVASMVVFEDGLARKSEYRRFQIKGFEGQDDVRSMHEVISRRFRRYLQERERTGEWAVPEEGPEDEPGTAEVPGGPVDPETGRPRRFAYPPQLIVVDGGQPQVAAAQRALDELGIDDVALCGLAKRLEEVWLPGEDDPVVLPRSSEGLYLLQRVRDEAHRFAIAYQRGKRSKRLTAGELDSVPGLGETRRQALLKHFGSLKRLRAATVDELCAVPGIGRRTAETVAAALSSRTPAAPAVNTATGEIIEDGADEPAPAAPETAPIRETP
- a CDS encoding gluconeogenesis factor YvcK family protein, whose amino-acid sequence is MAARSYATGRPRTGAARTSPARPHQTPRTNQAPRITALGGGQGLSASLSALRRLTTDLTAVVTVADDGGSSGRLREELGVLPPGDLRKALAALCGDDDWGRTWSEVIQQRFTGSGELGGHAVGNLLIVALWEKLGDPVAALDWVGRLLNVQGRVLPMSAVPLDIEAVVRGHDPEYPAELAAVRGQASVAVTPGTVQSVRLLPDEPPAVPEAVTAVREADWVVLGPGSWFTSVLPHLLVPELAKALVETRARRLLTLNLAPQPGETEGFTPQRHLEVIADHAPALAVDAILVDERAVTGGAFGQADLAGLEKAAERMGAALVLGRVARTDGTPRHDPELLAAAYDRIFRTHGRIGPWR
- the rapZ gene encoding RNase adapter RapZ; protein product: MTVSDYGGTARPEAGGENTPELVIISGMSGAGRSTAAKCLEDLGWFVVDNLPPALIPTMVDLGARSQGNVARIGAVVDVRGRQFFDDLLTSLDELEKRGVRLRVVFLDSSDDALVRRFESVRRPHPLQAEGRIVDGIAQERDLLRELRGEADLVIDTSNLNVHQLRAKLDAQFADHDEPELRATVMSFGFKYGLPVDADLVVDCRFLPNPHWVPELRARTGTDSDVADYVFQQPGANEFLNGYAELLRIVTEGYRREGKRYMTLAVGCTGGKHRSVAMSERLTKRLISDGVETVLVHRDMGRE
- the uvrA gene encoding excinuclease ABC subunit UvrA; this encodes MADRLIVRGAREHNLKNVSLDLPRDSLIVFTGLSGSGKSSLAFDTIFAEGQRRYVESLSSYARQFLGQMDKPDVDFIEGLSPAVSIDQKSTNRNPRSTVGTITEVYDYLRLLFARIGKPHCPHCGRPIAKQSPQAVVDKVLALAEGTRFQVLSPVVRERKGEFVDLFADLQSKGYARARVDGETVQLAEPPKLKKQEKHTVEVVIDRLTVKESAKRRLTDSVETALRLSGGMVVLDFVDLPEDDPERERMYSEHLYCPYDDVSFEELEPRSFSFNSPFGACPDCSGLGNRMEVDPELVVPDDEKSLDEGAIHPWSGGHTKEYFQRLIDALAGELGFRTDIPWAGLPARAKKALLYGHKHQVEVRYRNRYGRDRSYTTGFEGAVPFIQRRHTEAESDSSRERFEGYMREVPCPTCQGTRLKPVVLAVTVEGRSIAEVSSMSISDCSDFLGAMKLNARDKQIAERVLKEVNERLRFLVDVGLDYLSLNRAAGTLSGGEAQRIRLATQIGSGLVGVLYVLDEPSIGLHQRDNHRLIETLVRLRDIGNTLIVVEHDEDTIKMADWVVDIGPGAGEHGGKVVHSGSLKQLLANKESLTGQYLSGKRSIPIPATRRERDKKRQLTVHGAREHNLKDVTVGFPLGTFTAITGVSGSGKSTLVNDILYTHLARELNGARTVPGRHTRITGTDQVDKVVHVDQSPIGRTPRSNPATYTGVFDHVRRLFAETQEAKVRGYLPGRFSFNVKGGRCENCSGDGTIKIEMNFLPDVYVPCEVCHGARYNRETLEVHYKGRSIAEVLDMPIEEALGFFEAVPAIARHLRTLNDVGLGYVRLGQSAPTLSGGEAQRVKLASELQKRSTGRTVYVLDEPTTGLHFEDISKLITVLSGLVDKGNTVIVIEHNLDVIKTADWIVDMGPEGGSGGGTVVAEGTPEQIAAVSESHTGKFLRDILPGEFEEAPAAPVKAKAPRKRAAARK
- the whiA gene encoding DNA-binding protein WhiA, which translates into the protein MAMTPAVKDEISRLPVTRACCRKAEVSAILRFAGGLHIVSGRIVIEAELDTGAAARRLRKDLLEIFGHSSDLVVMAPGGLRRGSRYVVRVVKDGELLARQTGLVDGRGRPIRGLPPAVVSGATCDAEAAWRGAFLAHGSLTEPGRSSSLEITCPGSEAALALVGAARRLGIPAKAREVRGVDRVVIRDGDAIGALLTRLGAHESVLAWEERRMRREVRATANRLANFDDANLRRSARAAVAAGARVQRALEILGEEVPEHLAAAGQLRMQHKQASLEELGALADPPLTKDAVAGRIRRLLAMADKRASELGLPSTEANLTDEMALN
- a CDS encoding Rieske (2Fe-2S) protein, which gives rise to MPEAPDSLPADSPATSRRTLLCGAAAVLAAGGTLAVSGCSSSSSDSSAAKTPVDVGPASAVPVGGGTVYREKKIVVTQPAEGQYKAFSAKCTHAGCIVDQVKNQKIQCPCHGSLFGITDGAVLDGPAPTPLPEYTVAVEGGNLKVTPR